The DNA region TGTTCAGTTTTTCGTAATTTTCAATCACATAACCATTAGCTTTCAATTCGGTTACCTTACCAATGTGTTGTCCCTGCGATTTCGGACTTTCCCAGTTTCCGATTTTTTCCTTTCGGTGGTTTACAAAATAGTCCGTGTAACCTCTGTTGAAACTTCGATCCATTTCCGGCTCAAAGTTATAGAAAGTTCTACCCGAAGAAGCTTTTTGGAATTGATCATTATTTTCTAAGAAAGCATCTAATTTCTTTCTTAAAAAAGAAGTATTGTTCTTAACGTAAACGATGTCTTTCAAACGGCCTTCGATTTTAAACGAAGTGATTCCTGCCTCAATTAAGTTTGGCAATTGGTCACTTAAATCCAAATCTTTAATCGAAAGCAAATGACTTTCAGTTAACAAAGTCGTACCGTTTCCATCAATCAGGTTGTACGGCAAACGACAGTTTTGCGCACATGAACCACGGTTAGCACTACGCTCACCACCGGCAATACTCATGTAGCAATTTCCACTGAAAGACACACAAAGGGCACCCGAAACGAAGAATTCTAATTCCACATCCGTTGCAGCAGCAATATCTCTCACCTGATCTAAATTCAGCTCACGTGCCAAAACCACACGTTGCATTCCGGCATCTTTCAGGAATTTTACGTGTTTTGGATCACGGTTGTTCGCTTGAGTACTGGCGTGAATAACAATTGGAGGCAAGTCCATTTCCATAATCGCCATGTCCTGCACAATAAGCGCATCCACCCCGATATCGTATAGTTGATAGATTAATTTTTTACAATCTTCCAATTCGTTGTCGTACAAAATGGTATTGATTACCACAAAAACCTGTGCCTTAAACAAGTGGGCGTATTTAACCATCTCGGCAATATCTTCCACAGAGTTGGTTGCATTTGTACGAGCTCCATAATGCGGCGCTCCAATATATACAGCATCTGCACCCGCATTGATAGCGGCAATTCCCTGAATCAGGTTCTTAGCCGGAGCAAGAATTTCTACTTTCTTTTTCATCATTTCCTCAAAAGGATTCCTTTTTTTTGGAATCAGAGTGCAAAAGTATAAAATTGTTCTTGAAAAAGCAGGGTTTAAACTATATTTAGAAACAAACAGACTGGAAAAGAGCAATTTATAATCCAAAATAAACTTTACACGTGTTATTTGAAAATTTTATTTAT from Flavobacterium nitratireducens includes:
- a CDS encoding peptidase U32 family protein produces the protein MKKKVEILAPAKNLIQGIAAINAGADAVYIGAPHYGARTNATNSVEDIAEMVKYAHLFKAQVFVVINTILYDNELEDCKKLIYQLYDIGVDALIVQDMAIMEMDLPPIVIHASTQANNRDPKHVKFLKDAGMQRVVLARELNLDQVRDIAAATDVELEFFVSGALCVSFSGNCYMSIAGGERSANRGSCAQNCRLPYNLIDGNGTTLLTESHLLSIKDLDLSDQLPNLIEAGITSFKIEGRLKDIVYVKNNTSFLRKKLDAFLENNDQFQKASSGRTFYNFEPEMDRSFNRGYTDYFVNHRKEKIGNWESPKSQGQHIGKVTELKANGYVIENYEKLNNGDGLYFINADGVADGVQINIIVNDIVVPNTFKNIPVGTMIYRNSDAEFNRIVEKENAAVRKIGVEMRFVETAEGFQLIVTDEDGHQSISTLETEKEEAKSAESVILNISKNLAKTGNTPFIVDAIAVEFTKNWFLPISKVNEVRRIALEQLIDIRINEYHREEFQIVPTDHPYPTEKLDFTFNVSNKLARAFYKRHGVTEIEKAFELQWDPGKARVMTTKYCVKYELGKCARFQRETMGEKVAEPLTLKHGENEYKLKFNCKPCEMEIWEKDAEFEIIDQDEQLDYVKRR